In Aspergillus fumigatus Af293 chromosome 2, whole genome shotgun sequence, a genomic segment contains:
- a CDS encoding SWI/SNF chromatin-remodeling complex subunit SNF5 codes for MPLPDQSQPGQFLGDFQADGVHNDLSAPSASAGSEGNSTTVSSTEQGANGLDAIAEGKQNAKAVLAASGVSLPSAEAGHSALNGKTSPNSQLSNANGSATSRKRSRDGSVIRTSSTEDLPVRVRETPADRILLEQYVEREFRHSALTAWHNPSQELLQQKRAERDYYLALRRDTHGNPAALYGVGYEGFGNARTDLRNQHPQLLYPSHRRRPGNRKTRELRVARKDMKIQSEQVEDLVPIRLDIDWEKIKIRDTFTWNLHDRVVSPDLFAEKLVEDLGLPLETCTPLVRMISRSIQEQLADYYPQIYMEEDALDPNLPYSAYKNDEMRILIKLNITIGQHTLIDQFEWDINDPFNSPEEFAARMTNDLSLSGEFTTAIAHSIREQSQLFTKSLYILSHPFDGRPIDDPDLKAAFLPSPLTSSFRPFQAAKEFTPYLYELNEAELERTEVSISRDQRRQKRSVNRRGGPALPDLKDRQRTIRTMLVSSVIPNTAASIEESNVFKRSGSSRHRRAAVGQRDGGEESDESDSDESSMTGSPAIGPHLAQGTARTRGMRGAASAAHAALRASLAHSATPEPHHEPRVSARRRDYREESIEEQEKLIVKLKISPEKFRQFLANRPQSLPNASVSTSTPAAQPVSQTGTPQVRTPTPSSMAPPSQPKPQVQVPNTAGHLPQRPVQQLGAVDATHPPQPGVPGPPPPAWLSAGLARLNRSHPNDSFEGVMRYTAVDTETMLPVANANSQPGHRLKYQYLPRIRCHDCPGKLYTPGPGMTVDNFEVHLRNRQHKERVEERLAKAAANGGSS; via the exons ATGCCTCTCCCCGATCAATCGCAGCCTGGACAATTCCTTGGCGACTTCCAGGCTGATGGAGTTCATAATGACCTGAGCGCGCCAAGCGCCAGCGCTGGGAGCGAAGGAAACAGTACGACCGTCTCCTCAACAGAACAAGGAGCAAATGGGTTGGATGCCATAGCCGAAGGGAAACAGAATGCGAAAGCTGTACTTGCAGCTTCGGGTGTCTCTCTACCCTCAGCGGAAGCTGGTCATAGCGCCTTGAACGGCAAGACGTCGCCCAACTCTCAGTTGAGCAACGCCAACGGTTCAGCAACGAGTAGAAAGCGATCTCGCGACGGTTCTGTTATTCGCACTTCTTCTACAGAAGACCTACCCGTCCGCGTACGTGAAACTCCCGCGGACAGAATACTTCTCGAACAGTATGTCGAACGAGAGTTCCGCCACTCAGCATTGACAGCATGGCACAATCCCAGTCAGGAGTTGCTTCAACAAAAGCGCGCAGAGCGAGACTACTATCTGGCCTTACGCCGCGATACCCATGGGAATCCGGCCGCCTTATACGGCGTTGGATATGAAGGATTTGGAAATGCCAGGACTGATCTGCGCAATCAGCATCCGCAGTTGTTATACCCCTCTCATCGGCGGCGACCGGGAAATAGAAAGACCAGGGAGTTGCGAGTTGCGCGGAAGGACATGAAAATACAGAGTGAGCAGGTGGAGGATCTGGTCCCTATTCGCTTAGACATCGActgggagaagatcaagattCGAGATACCTTTACGTGGAACCTCCACGACCGAGTCGTTTCTCCCGATTTGTTTGCTGAGAAGTTGGTGGAAGATTTGGGCCTTCCGCTCGAGACATGCACTCCTCTTGTACGGATGATTTCTCGCAGCATTCAAGAGCAACTCGCGGATTATTATCCCCAAATATAtatggaggaggatgcgCTCGATCCCAATCTACCCTACAGCGCTTATAAGAACGATGAAATGCGCATTCTTATCAAGCTGAACATTACCATCGGACAACATACCCTCATTGATCAGTTTGAGTGGGACATCAATGATCCCTTTAACTCTCCCGAAGAATTTGCTGCCCGTATGACCAATgacctctctctctccggTGAATTCACGACTGCAATCGCGCATTCGATACGTGAGCAGTCGCAACTCTTCACGAAATCACTTTACATCCTCTCCCATCCGTTTGATGGTCGCCCAATCGACGATCCTGACCTCAAGGCTGCATTCTTACCCTCCCCACTAACATCTTCTTTCCGACCCTTCCAAGCTGCCAAGGAATTCACGCCATATCTATATGAGCTGAACGAAGCGGAGCTCGAGCGCACTGAAGTGTCCATATCCAGAGACCAACGTCGGCAGAAACGCTCCGTCAACCGCCGCGGTGGCCCGGCTCTGCCAGATCTGAAAGATCGTCAGCGCACCATTCGTACAATGCTTGTATCCTCCGTCATACCCAATACTGCAGCATCAATCGAAGAGAGTAATGTGTTCAAACGGTCCGGGTCGAGTCGACACAGACGCGCTGCAGTTGGCCAGCGGGATGGTGGTGAGGAGTCCGATGAGTCGGATAGCGACGAGTCATCGATGACGGGCTCTCCGGCTATCGGCCCCCATCTAGCCCAAGGAACAGCCCGCACAAGAGGCATGAGAGGAGCCGCAAGCGCAGCTCACGCCGCTCTCCGGGCGAGTCTGGCTCATTCTGCCACCCCCGAACCTCATCACGAGCCTCGGGTCTCCGCTAGAAGACGAGATTACCGGGAAGAGAGCATagaagagcaagagaagcTCATTGTGAAATTAAAGATCTCTCCTGAGAAATTTCGCCAATTCCTCGCCAACAGGCCACAGTCATTACCTAACGCTTCGGTTTCTACCTCCACGCCAGCCGCCCAACCAGTATCTCAGACCGGCACACCTCAAGTACGGACACCAACGCCGAGTAGCATGGCTCCGCCATCGCAGCCCAAACCCCAAGTTCAAGTACCGAATActgctggccatcttcctcagCGGCCTGTACAACAGCTTGGGGCTGTTGATGCTACACACCCCCCTCAGCCAGGCGTTCCCGGG CCTCCTCCCCCAGCCTGGCTATCAGCAGGTCTTGCCCGTTTGAACCGGTCACATCCAAACGACTCGTTTGAAGGTGTGATGCGCTACACGGCAGTGGATACAGAGACTATGTTACCAGTCGCAAACGCCAATAGCCAGCCGGGCCACCGACTGAAGTACCAGTATCTTCCTCGGATTCGCTGTCACGATTGTCCAGGTAAATTGTATACTCCCGGACCAGGAATGACGGTCGACAACTTTGAGGTTCATTTGAGGAATCGACAACATAAAGAGCGCGTAGAGGAGAGGCTCGCAAAGGCAGCTGCTAACGGTGGCTCCTCATAA
- a CDS encoding sister chromatid cohesion factor PDS5, giving the protein MPARTRQGPSTVTEVVEPEETSGGLRSLQFNQPLSWRVGRAIPIADLLQRLQTLAQELRKLEQEEIDKESLRKVSQELSTANLLVHKDKGVRAWTACCIVDVLRLCAPDAPFTANQLKDIFTCFVTSIIPALGDPSNTYNAQHIYVLNSLAEVKSIVLMTDLDQPDSLIIPLFTTCFDIVSGSSKASTGEEIAKNVEFDMTRLLVTVIDESPVLAPDVVDIIVAQFLRVDPRVLEPLNKRSRKADTLVDSKQGTLLLKDYPPAYNMAKAICQACPERMTSHISQYFNNVIIDASGSGATNGSSKHHRKPNLDESDEEGEDVKELSKAHRLIRELWRACPDVLQNVVPQLEAELSAESVSLRLLATQTIGDLTAGIGVAGPPPPPPMDPAGFPPVTLAEYAQTIPQPNVLVKPLSPKPFSQAHSSTYESFLSRRFDKSASVRAAWVTVIGRILLTSAGGSGLSENEQQTLIENLTSMLRDADEKVRLAAVDAVGMFGLSDVVSKLGLGGGFSTSDSLLAVLAERVKDRKSQVRDHATKTLARIWAVAAGDIEHGNEQVVSLLKDGPSKIFDAYYTNDPEIHILIDRVLFEILLPLNYPPIKPKLSRSSSSQSQKQKESQSAEADSDADIDKIRVRRILTLLAGLDDKAKKVFYAMQGRQISVRNFVNFYLKACEEYNGGVVEENEDQIKTKLSRVIDSLSKTFPDSSRASADLWKFAKVHDRRNYQLIRFAMNVTSDYRTVVKAIRELARRIQSSNNSSLLETFTPLLYRSSSLIFNRSHTPAIMELSRTDEHGLANPAHEILREISSKNPEVLEAQVQEMCKDLESQAPKATTTAAGGTEEILKACSGFARKLADKLPKERKFLQALRSYALHSPSPRAAKHAVSILMAVADKKEMYAKDLIQACVSKWKYGSDRFLTKLATLSQLNLLAPSEADEESDAIISIAVNQILLTNRSPEPDAGYSWSDTVDEETAAKEWALKIIVNRLRAKKGSDGDDDFRAHAVPVFETLNKLVANEGELSKKKDTPAAQKSRLRLLAAKSLVKLCATISLCDQLLRPLDFNAIALVAQDPMLPVRSGFISQLKKRLVQRSHLSYRWYIVPCLLAFEPNVSLKDSTLTWLRSRAAFFSQQVQSSGQKETIMESIFSRLLSLLAYHPDYPSADLDEATQVRDLTDFARYILFYLTAVANEHNLSLIFHVAQRVKQTRDGITKSDEISTRLHTLSDLAQATIRRFADIYSQQRRFGGGTGAASILQTYPGKVGVPSSIFARMNSHEEAQEVAEKNFLPEDAEDLLDRLVRAVMKAKNGSTSSAQVKKRKPEAAEMNGNNGSAKKARKEKEKTSRPRRSSAGTTSKTPKKKKKGEDGWSSDEEGAPAEVTTSARRRSSRGTSKRVSYVDKDSDEDDMEVDEWGQENDEQEDNADDAESENGSDAAEEKVDDDSDSEEQLSEAEELEDPEDSSEPAVAKSEKEKPEAKNKRSEKTATLPTRRSSRRG; this is encoded by the exons ATGCCTGCGCGCACTCGTCAAGGTCCCTCCACCGTCACGGAGGTCGTGGAGCCCGAGGAGACGTCCGGAGGCCTTCGCAGTCTTCAATTCAATCAGCCGCTTTCCTGGCGCGTGGGGAGGGCCATCCCCATCGCCGATTTGCTTCAACGTCTACAGACGCTCGCGCAGGAGCTTCGCAAACTGGAAcaggaggagattgataAGGAATCTCTGCGAAAGGTCTCGCAAGAATTGTCGACGGCGAATCTGCTAGTCCATAAGGATAAAGGAGTTCGAGCTTGGACGGCTTGCTGCATTGTTGATGTCTTGCGTCTTTGCGCGCCTGACGCGCCGTTTACGGCGAATCAGCTCAAG GACATTTTCACTTGCTTCGTGACCTCCATCATCCCGGCTCTTGGGGATCCATCCAATACCTATAATGCTCAACACATCTACGTTCTCAACTCCCTGGCGGAGGTGAAGAGCATTGTGCTTATGACCGATTTGGATCAGCCGGACTCATTGATCATTCCGCTCTTCACCACTTGTTTCGACATCGTTTCCGGTTCTTCCAAGGCCTCGACCGGGGAGGAAATCGCCAAGAATGTGGAATTCGACATGACTCGTCTCTTGGTGACTGTGATTGATGAGTCGCCAGTCCTCGCACCCGACGTGGTAGACATCATCGTGGCGCAGTTTCTGCGCGTTGACCCCCGCGTGCTAGAACCCCTGAacaagagaagcaggaagGCAGATACGCTCGTGGACTCAAAACAGGGCACACTCCTGCTCAAGGACTACCCGCCAGCATATAACATGGCCAAGGCCATATGTCAAGCGTGTCCAGAGAGGATGACGAGTCATATCAGTCAATACTTTAACAATGTGATCATCGACGCTTCTGGCTCTGGGGCCACAAACGGGTCCTCGAAACATCATCGCAAACCGAACCTTGATGAGTCTGACgaagagggtgaggatgTCAAGGAGTTGAGTAAAGCTCACCGTCTTATCCGGGAGCTCTGGCGGGCCTGCCCCGATGTGCTGCAGAACGTGGTTCCCCAACTAGAGGCTGAATTGTCCGCTGAATCAGTATCATTACGTCTGCTGGCCACGCAGACGATAGGTGATCTCACTGCTGGTATTGGAGTTGCCGgtccacctccacctccgcccaTGGATCCTGCAGGTTTTCCACCGGTAACCTTGGCAGAGTATGCGCAGACGATCCCTCAGCCCAACGTGCTTGTCAAGCCTTTATCCCCGAAGCCATTCTCGCAGGCACACAGCTCCACATATGAAAGCTTTCTCAGCCGGCGCTTTGACAAATCCGCTTCCGTTAGAGCTGCCTGGGTGACTGTCATAGGCCGCATTCTACTCACATCTGCAGGTGGCTCTGGTCTCAGTGAGAACGAGCAGCAGACTCTCATCGAGAACTTGACATCAATGCTTCGGGATGCTGATGAGAAAGTCAGACTGGCGGCAGTTGATGCAGTCGGAATGTTCGGTCTATCGGATGTTGTGAGCAAACTCGGATTGGGTGGCGGATTTTCAACCTCAGATTCGTTGCTTGCCGTCCTTGCAGAGCGGGTCAAAGATCGAAAGTCCCAGGTACGAGACCATGCGACGAAGACGTTGGCGCGAATCTGGGCCGTTGCAGCGGGCGACATCGAGCACGGGAACGAACAAGTGGTCTCCCTACTCAAGGATGGGCCGTCAAAGATCTTCGATGCTTACTATACCAATGATCCTGAGATCCATATCTTAATTGATCGTGTGCTCTTCGAaattctccttcccctcaaTTATCCTCCGATCAAGCCCAAACTATCGCGGAGCAGTTCCAGTCAATCCCAGAAACAAAAAGAATCACAAAGTGCCGAGGCCGACAGTGATGCCGATATTGACAAGATACGTGTTCGTCGCATTCTCACTCTACTTGCGGGACTAGACgacaaggccaagaaggtctTCTACGCGATGCAAGGTCGGCAAATCTCTGTCAGAAACTTTGTGAACTTCTACCTGAAGGCGTGCGAGGAGTACAAT GGAGGAGTCgtggaggagaatgaggatcAAATCAAGACTAAACTATCTCGAGTTATCGATTCGCTCTCCAAAACCTTCCCAGACTCGTCGCGAGCATCTGCGGATCTGTGGAAGTTCGCCAAGGTGCACGATCGTCGTAACTACCAGCTTATTCGCTTTGCGATGAACGTTACCAGTGATTATCGCACCGTCGTCAAGGCCATCAGAGAACTGGCGAGACGCATTCAGAGTTCCAACAATTCGTCACTGCTCGAAACGTTCACTCCATTGCTGTACCGCAGCAGTTCTCTGATATTTAACCGAAGTCATACGCCGGCGATCATGGAGCTCTCTCGGACAGACGAGCATGGTCTCGCCAACCCCGCGCACGAGATTCTACGGGAGATTTCTTCTAAGAACCCAGAAGTGTTGGAAGCTCAAGTTCAGGAAATGTGCAAAGACCTTGAGTCGCAGGCTCCCAAGGCGACAACTACCGCTGCCGGCGGGACCGAAGAGATCCTCAAGGCCTGCTCCGGGTTTGCACGAAAACTTGCCGATAAACTCCCCAAAGAGCGTAAATTCTTACAGGCTCTTAGAAGTTATGCTCTTCACAGCCCATCCCCTCGAGCTGCCAAACATGCCGTTTCAATCCTCATGGCGGTCGCTGATAAAAAGGAAATGTACGCGAAGGATTTGATCCAAGCATGTGTTTCGAAGTGGAAATACGGATCCGATCGTTTCCTGACGAAACTGGCAACATTGTCGCAGCTGAATCTTCTGGCTCCATCCGAAGCGGATGAAGAAAGTGACGCCATTATTTCAATCGCTGTCAATCAGATTCTTTTAACAAATCGCTCTCCTGAGCCCGATGCCGGGTACTCCTGGTCAGATACTGTGGACGAGGAAACGGCTGCTAAGGAATGGGCTCTCAAGATCATTGTCAATCGGCTACGAGCCAAAAAAGGGTCAGACGGCGACGACGATTTCCGTGCTCACGCCGTACCTGTATTCGAAACATTGAATAAACTCGTGGCAAACGAGGGCGagttgtcgaagaagaaggacacACCCGCAGCGCAGAAATCACGCCTTCGCCTCCTGGCGGCCAAGTCGCTTGTCAAGCTGTGCGCAACGATCAGTCTATGCGACCAACTGCTTAGACCGCTGGACTTCAATGCGATCGCCCTAGTGGCTCAGGATCCCATGTTACCCGTGAGAAGCGGCTTTATATCCCAGCTCAAGAAGAGACTTGTGCAAAGGTCACATCTGAGCTACCGCTGGTACATTGTCCCCTGCCTCCTTGCGTTCGAGCCGAATGTTAGCTTGAAGGACAGTACCCTTACCTGGCTGCGGTCTCGTGCGGCATTCTTCTCACAGCAGGTTCAGAGCAGTGGCCAGAAGGAGACTATCATGGAGTCGATCTTTTctcgtcttctctctctcctcgCATACCACCCAGATTACCCGTCTGCCGACCTGGACGAAGCGACACAGGTTCGCGACCTGACTGATTTTGCGCGCTATATCCTCTTTTATCTCACGGCCGTTGCGAATGAGCACAACTTGTCGTTGATATTCCACGTCGCACAGCGGGTGAAGCAAACGCGGGATGGCATTACCAAATCAGACGAAATCAGCACGCGTCTCCACACGCTTTCGGACTTGGCACAAGCAACAATTCGTCGCTTTGCGGACATCTACTCCCAGCAGCGCAGATTTGGCGGGGGCACTGGCGCTGCCAGCATTCTCCAGACTTACCCTGGCAAGGTCGGAGTGCCAAGCTCGATTTTTGCTCGGATGAACAGCCACGAAGAAGCTCAGGAGGTGGCCGAAAAGAACTTCCTTCCTGAAGACGCTGAAGACCTTCTCGATCGTCTTGTTCGGGCTGTCATGAAAGCAAAGAACGGATCGACGAGTAGCGCGCAAgtcaagaagagaaaaccaGAGGCGGCCGAGATGAACGGTAACAATGGCTCGGCCAAGAAAGcaagaaaggagaaagagaagacatCACGGCCCCGCAGATCCTCTGCTGGTACAACCTCAAAAACAcccaagaaaaagaagaagggtgaggaCGGGTGGTCTTCTGATGAGGAAGGTGCCCCTGCAGAAGTGACAACATCTGCTCGGAGACGCAGCAGCCGCGGAACGTCGAAGAGGGTCAGTTATGTGGACAAAGacagcgatgaggatgacatGGAAGTGGATGAATGGGGACAAGAGAACGACGAGCAAGAGGATAACGCAGATGACGCTGAAAGCGAGAATGGCAGTGACGCCGCCGAAGAAAAAGTCGACGATGATTCAGATAGCGAAGAGCAGTTGAGTGAAGCGGAAGAACTAGAGGATCCCGAGGATTCCTCAGAACCAGCCGTCGCGAAGtcagaaaaggaaaagcccGAGGCGAAGAACAAACGCAGTGAGAAGACGGCTACCTTGCCCACGAGAAGATCCTCTCGAAGAGGCTAA
- a CDS encoding MFS transporter — MASKKQNDRVYNSNETTPRITQETLSVPHTSDLNTKPKDSFEMEDRASRPESPDARDLETEGIDIERADDQPSEKTPAAADPNLVQWDGPDDPEHPQNMPHWKKWVLTMTLSSMTMWITFASSVFSTATAVTAKEYHVSTEVMTLATSLVVFGFALGPIVWAPMSELYGRRLPLFLGYAIFVIFQIPVAVAQNVQTIMICRFLIGVFGCSPLAVVGGAMADFWDPIDRAVAIALFSAATFVGPTLGPIIGGFITESYLGWRWTAWITMIPSAAFGTLAFFIVPETYGPVILQRRAARLRRETGNWALHSLLDESRPTASEIVNKYLLRPIQMLFLEPILLLITIYLALVYGILYLFFEAYPVSFMEVRGWTNGGIAGLPFIGILLGVVCGVALIIWQTKTRFARKLAKHGRVVPEERLVPMMVASVLLPAGLFWFGWTSSPHMSWVPQVLAGIPIGMGILVIFMQGLNYIIDVYMMFANSAIAANTLIRSSLGGAFPLFAVQMYHKLGVNWASSLLGFIAVAMIPIPIVFYIYGKKIRAMSKYSPKL; from the coding sequence ATGGCTTCTAAAAAACAAAACGATCGAGTATACAACTCCAACGAGACGACTCCTCGTATCACCCAAGAGACCCTATCGGTCCCTCATACATCAGATCTGAATACGAAGCCTAAAGATAGTTTCGAAATGGAGGACCGAGCGTCGAGGCCCGAGAGCCCTGATGCTAGAGACCTGGAGACGGAGGGCATAGATATCGAACGCGCAGACGATCAACCGTCCGAAAAGACACCCGCAGCAGCAGACCCCAATCTAGTACAATGGGATGGCCCAGACGACCCTGAGCACCCGCAGAACATGCCACACTGGAAAAAATGGGTCTTGACAATGACTTTATCCTCGATGACCATGTGGATCACTTTCGCTAGCAGCGTCTTCTCGACTGCAACCGCGGTGACGGCTAAGGAATACCATGTATCAACTGAGGTTATGACTTTGGCTACCAGCCTGGTCGTGTTCGGATTCGCTCTTGGTCCCATCGTGTGGGCTCCCATGTCTGAGCTCTATGGACGCAGGCTGCCGCTGTTCTTGGGCTACGCCATCTTCGTAATCTTCCAGATTCCGGTAGCAGTGGCACAGAATGTTCAGACCATCATGATCTGCCGCTTCCTCATCGGTGTTTTCGGTTGCTCTCCTCTAGCGGTTGTTGGAGGCGCAATGGCAGACTTCTGGGATCCCATCGACCGTGCTGTGGCTATTGCCTTGTTCTCGGCTGCCACTTTCGTTGGTCCTACACTTGGTCCAATCATCGGTGGATTTATCACCGAGTCGTACCTCGGCTGGCGCTGGACTGCATGGATCACGATGATTCCGTCTGCAGCTTTCGGCACTTTAGCCTTTTTCATTGTTCCTGAGACCTATGGTCCTGTCATCCTTCAGAGACGCGCGGCTCGCCTTCGCCGTGAGACAGGCAATTGGGCACtgcacagccttctcgacGAAAGTCGCCCTACCGCTTCcgagatcgtcaacaaaTACCTGCTGCGCCCTATTCAAATGCTTTTCCTCGAGCCCATCCTTTTGCTGATCACGATATACCTGGCACTGGTGTACGGAATCCTGTACCTTTTCTTCGAAGCATACCCCGTTTCGTTCATGGAGGTTCGCGGCTGGACCAACGGAGGCATTGCCGGTCTTCCGTTCATCGGCATCTTGCTCGGAGTGGTCTGTGGTGTGGCATTGATCATCTGGCAGACGAAGACCCGGTTTGCACGTAAGTTGGCGAAACACGGCCGCGTTGTTCCTGAGGAGCGTTTGGTCCCCATGATGGTTGCATCCGTGCTTCTGCCGGCTGGTCTTTTTTGGTTCGGCTGGACCTCCAGCCCTCATATGTCGTGGGTGCCTCAGGTCCTTGCAGGTATTCCCATCGGCATGGGGATCTTGGTCATCTTCATGCAGGGTCTCAACTACATCATCGATGTGTACATGATGTTCGCCAACTCGGCCATTGCTGCCAATACTCTGATTCGGAGCAGTCTCGGTGGTGCCTTCCCGCTCTTTGCGGTGCAGATGTACCATAAGCTCGGCGTAAATTGGGCCTCGAGTCTGCTTGGCTTCATCGCAGTTGCGATGATCCCGATTCCCATCGTCTTCTATATCTATGGCAAGAAGATCCGGGCTATGAGCAAGTACTCGCCCAAACTCTGA
- a CDS encoding putative PHD and RING finger domain protein: MADTCIVCLGDLGESASDSLAIAAEAVPRPDLQVEGKSSDASTKTGGVDDNEDAGQIAQLLPCGHILHNNCLKPWVKRANSCPICRRSFNLVELSDRLGGPVISSYAVEDRVQVADVDPSMVIDYVDDDLADFQPCLICGDADNEELLLLCDGCDAPSHTYCLGLDEVPSGSWYCSRCQTQRARALSPDTARPVRAHERRTRRTRAQQRRLQSRNQMNSLHWARVWQSVWDHLNLDLDFPFDDDGATARAIQQQRREEANQREFRAWQRRFEVAERQGGSNRFRDTAALLDIEAPRPSRPRVPREPTPEPESLEEMRAWNAFERAREIENNPSAARKRKEPTLSPSPEPTEPERKLKRPRTRRPQELAALALQNGESSRAAAQASARINEGSSEPSFLQSLLKEVEEASNPSGSNSHGPSAPVSVAPTDHSSIGPSSPPISPAPSNQSSPRISSTTPPPYPRSRPISPVQLASPTEQPSPPFSPIVSPSGSHSDVRETTPSHVGSSRPRSRIPRAALRLTARSNESSPTRPDLSLTVKSDIQKLVGGALKPYYRSKVVSKDQYTDINRTISRMLYERVGNAQSLDAETKNNFGKIAAEEVKKAIDGLRAKDEDSLADSSS; the protein is encoded by the exons ATGGCCGACACTTGTATTGTGTGCTTAGGAGACCTTGGCGAAAGCGCCAGCGATTCTCTtgccatcgccgccgaggccgTGCCAAGACCTGACCTTCAAGTAGAAGGCAAGTCAAGTGACGCTTCTACCAAAACAGGCGGCGTTGATGACAATGAGGACGCAGGTCAAATCGCCCAGCTACTTCCTTGCGGTCATATTCTACACAATAATTGTCTGAAACCATGGGTCAAAAGAGCCAACAGCTGTCCCATATGTCGTCGCAGCTTCAACCTAGTGGAGCTGAGTGACCGTCTCGGAG GTCCTGTTATCTCATCATATGCGGTAGAGGACCGAGTTCAAGTGGCAGATGTCGATCCCTCAATGGTCATCGATTACGTAGACGACGATTTGGCCGACTTTCAACCTTGTCTTATTTGTGGGGATGCGGACAATGAAGAGCTACTCCTCCTTTGCGATGGCTGCGATGCGCCATCGCATACCTACTGCTTGGGGCTCGACGAGGTACCATCTGGATCCTGGTACTGTTCGCGGTGCCAGACCCAACGTGCGCGAGCATTGTCGCCGGATACTGCTAGACCTGTCAGGGCGCACGAAAGGCGGACTCGTCGCACGAGAGCGCAGCAGCGTAGGCTTCAAAGCAGGAATCAGATGAACTCTCTCCACTGGGCGCGAGTGTGGCAATCAGTTTGGGACCATCTGAACCTGGACCTGGACTTTCCATTCGACGACGACGGAGCTACTGCGCGTGCTATCCAACAACAACGCCGAGAGGAAGCCAATCAACGGGAGTTTCGAGCCTGGCAGCGCCGGTTCGAGGTTGCTGAGCGGCAAGGCGGCAGCAACCGGTTTCGGGACACTGCTGCTCTCCTTGATATCGAGGCGCCACGACCATCACGACCTCGGGTCCCAAGAGAACCTACCCCTGAACCGGAATCTCTTGAAGAGATGAGGGCTTGGAATGCCTTTGAACGAGCTCGCGAGATAGAGAACAACCCCAGTGCAGCAAGAAAGCGCAAGGAACCAACACTATCCCCTTCGCCAGAACCTACTGAGCCGGAGCGGAAGCTCAAACGTCCTCGGACCCGTAGGCCGCAAGAGCTAGCGGCCCTAGCTCTCCAAAACGGCGAGTCCTCTAGAGCAGCTGCTCAGGCTTCTGCTCGAATCAATGAAGGTTCCAGCGAGCCCAGCTTCCTTCAGTCTCTTCTGAAAGAAGTAGAAGAGGCATCAAATCCTAGCGGCAGCAATTCGCATGGCCCATCTGCACCCGTTTCGGTTGCTCCCACCGACCATAGCAGTATCGGtccctcttctcccccaATTTCGCCTGCTCCTTCCAATCAATCTTCGCCTCGAATTTCATCTACGACACCTCCTCCCTATCCTCGCAGCAGGCCTATCTCCCCGGTACAACTTGCGTCGCCGACAGAACAACCGTCTCCTCCCTTCTCGCCGATTGTGTCACCATCAGGTTCCCATAGCGATGTCCGAGAAACAACACCATCGCATGTTGGATCAAGCCGCCCACGTTCGCGAATTCCTAGGGCAGCACTTCGGTTGACAGCACGGTCAAATGAGAGCTCGCCCACTCGCCCTGACCTTTCTCTAACGGTCAAATCGGACATTCAAAAGTTGGTTGGAGGAGCACTCAAACCGTATTATCGCTCAAAGGTGGTCTCGAAGGACCAGTACACGGATATCAACCGTACTATTTCACGAATGCTATACGAGCGAGTGGGGAATGCGCAATCCTTAGACGCCGAGACCAAGAATAACTTTGGAAAAatcgccgccgaggaggTTAAAAAGGCAATCGATGGTCTCCGAGCAAAGGATGAAGACTCCCTTGCGGATAGTAGCTCTTAA
- a CDS encoding 60S ribosomal protein eL43: MTKRTKKVGITGKYGTRYGASLRKQVKKMEITQHARYVCTFCGKNTVKRQAVGIWECKGCKKTVAGGAYTVSTPAAAATRSTIRRLREIAEV; the protein is encoded by the exons ATGACCAAGCGCACTAAGA AGGTCGGTATCACGGGTAAATATGGTACCAG ATACGGTGCCTCCCTGCGTAAgcaggtgaagaagatggaaatcACCCAGCACGCCCGCTACGTCTGCACCTTCTGCGGAAAGAACACCGTCAAGCGCCAGGCTGTTGGTATCTGGGAGTGCAAGGGCTGCAAGAAGACTGTTGCCGGTGGTGCCTACACCGTCTC CAcacccgccgccgctgccaccCGCTCGACCATCCGTCGTCTCAGAGAAATCGCGGAGGTTTAA